In Triticum aestivum cultivar Chinese Spring chromosome 5B, IWGSC CS RefSeq v2.1, whole genome shotgun sequence, the following proteins share a genomic window:
- the LOC123111626 gene encoding serine/threonine-protein phosphatase PP-X isozyme 2 isoform X2 — MGTSDLDRQIEQLKRCEPLAEAEVKALCLKAMEILVEESNVQRVDAPVTICGDIHGQFYDMKELFKVGGDCPKTNYLFLGDFVDRGFYSVETFLLLLALKVRYPDRITLIRGNHESRQITQVYGFYDECLRKYGSVNVWRYCTEIFDYLSLSALIENKIFSVHGGLSPAITTLDQIRVIDRKQEVPHDGAMCDLLWSDPEDAVDGWGLSPRGAGFLFGGNVVSSFNHSNNIDYICRAHQLVMEGFKWMFNNKIVTVWSAPNYCYRCGNVAAILELDENLNKQFRVFEAAPHVCAHDLNQEVFLPRGLPQITFFETAHMACDTLSFHALERRRADRGIEGVPCWQMGACFARD, encoded by the exons ATGGGGACGTCGGATCTGGACCGGCAGATCGAGCAGCTCAAGCGGTGCGAGCCGCTGGCGGAGGCGGAGGTCAAGGCGCTCTGCCTCAAGGCCATGGAGATCCTCGTCGAGGAGAGTAACGTCCAGCGCGTCGACGCCCCCGTCACG ATATGTGGAGACATTCATGGACAGTTCTACGACATGAAAGAACTTTTCAAAGTTGGAGGTGACTGCCCGAAGACAAACTACTTGTTCCTTGGGGATTTTGTTGACCGAGGATTTTATTCTGTTGAAACATTTTTGCTTCTTTTGGCCTTAAAG GTTAGGTACCCAGATCGTATAACTTTAATACGAGGAAATCATGAGAGCAGGCAGATCACACAA GTTTATGGCTTCTATGATGAGTGTCTTCGTAAATACGGCTCGGTGAATGTCTGGAGATATTGCACAGAAATATTTGACTATTTAAG TTTGTCTGCACTTATTGAGAACAAAATCTTCAGTGTCCATGGAGGCCTTTCCCCTGCTATTACGACACTGGATCAG ATCAGAGTAATAGATCGCAAGCAAGAAGTGCCTCATGATGGTGCCATGTGTGACCTTCTTTGGTCTGATCCAGAGGATGCTGTAGACGGCTGGGGATTAAGTCCTCGAGGCGCAGGGTTCCTCTTTGGTGGAAACGTTGTCTCTTCATTTAACCACTCAAACAACATAGATTATATTTGCCGTGCTCATCAACTAGTCATGGAAGGATTCAAGTGGATGTTCAATAACAAGATTGTTACTGTATGGTCTGCTCCTAACTATTGCTACAG GTGTGGCAATGTTGCTGCAATCCTAGAGCTTGATGAGAACCTGAATAAGCAGTTCCGTGTATTTGAAGCTGCTCCACATGTTTGTGCTCATGACTT GAATCAAGAGGTGTTCCTGCCAAGAGGCCTGCCCCAGATTACTTTCTTTGAGACTGCACACATGGCATGTGACACGCTGTCTTTTCATGCCCTTGAGCGACGGCGGGCGGATAGGGGTATTGAAGGCGTGCCATGTTGGCAGATGGGCGCGTGCTTTGCAAGAGATTAG
- the LOC123111626 gene encoding serine/threonine-protein phosphatase PP-X isozyme 2 isoform X1: protein MGTSDLDRQIEQLKRCEPLAEAEVKALCLKAMEILVEESNVQRVDAPVTICGDIHGQFYDMKELFKVGGDCPKTNYLFLGDFVDRGFYSVETFLLLLALKVRYPDRITLIRGNHESRQITQVYGFYDECLRKYGSVNVWRYCTEIFDYLSLSALIENKIFSVHGGLSPAITTLDQIRVIDRKQEVPHDGAMCDLLWSDPEDAVDGWGLSPRGAGFLFGGNVVSSFNHSNNIDYICRAHQLVMEGFKWMFNNKIVTVWSAPNYCYRCGNVAAILELDENLNKQFRVFEAAPHESRGVPAKRPAPDYFL from the exons ATGGGGACGTCGGATCTGGACCGGCAGATCGAGCAGCTCAAGCGGTGCGAGCCGCTGGCGGAGGCGGAGGTCAAGGCGCTCTGCCTCAAGGCCATGGAGATCCTCGTCGAGGAGAGTAACGTCCAGCGCGTCGACGCCCCCGTCACG ATATGTGGAGACATTCATGGACAGTTCTACGACATGAAAGAACTTTTCAAAGTTGGAGGTGACTGCCCGAAGACAAACTACTTGTTCCTTGGGGATTTTGTTGACCGAGGATTTTATTCTGTTGAAACATTTTTGCTTCTTTTGGCCTTAAAG GTTAGGTACCCAGATCGTATAACTTTAATACGAGGAAATCATGAGAGCAGGCAGATCACACAA GTTTATGGCTTCTATGATGAGTGTCTTCGTAAATACGGCTCGGTGAATGTCTGGAGATATTGCACAGAAATATTTGACTATTTAAG TTTGTCTGCACTTATTGAGAACAAAATCTTCAGTGTCCATGGAGGCCTTTCCCCTGCTATTACGACACTGGATCAG ATCAGAGTAATAGATCGCAAGCAAGAAGTGCCTCATGATGGTGCCATGTGTGACCTTCTTTGGTCTGATCCAGAGGATGCTGTAGACGGCTGGGGATTAAGTCCTCGAGGCGCAGGGTTCCTCTTTGGTGGAAACGTTGTCTCTTCATTTAACCACTCAAACAACATAGATTATATTTGCCGTGCTCATCAACTAGTCATGGAAGGATTCAAGTGGATGTTCAATAACAAGATTGTTACTGTATGGTCTGCTCCTAACTATTGCTACAG GTGTGGCAATGTTGCTGCAATCCTAGAGCTTGATGAGAACCTGAATAAGCAGTTCCGTGTATTTGAAGCTGCTCCACAT GAATCAAGAGGTGTTCCTGCCAAGAGGCCTGCCCCAGATTACTTTCTTTGA